The DNA segment GCTCCAGGCCCCGGCTCACCGAGAAGGTCTTGCCGTGCAGGAAGCGGCAGATCTCCGTGGTGCGCTCGTCGAGGACAGCCTCGATGACGTAGCGGTCGATGCCCGCCTCGGCGTAGGAGGAGAGCTGGGCGAAGGAGCGGCCGCGGGAGACGAACGCCCCGGCGACCACCTCCCAGTAGAAGCTGCCCCGGCCGGCGATGACCTGGCGGGCTGCGGCCTCGAGGTCGCGGGCGATGTCCTCCCTGCCGAGCCCGGCCTCGAGCCCCTCGGCCACGATGCGCCGGGCCCGCTCCCCGAAGGCCGCGTGCCGGCGGCCGTACTCGTCGCGCACGTAGTGCGTCTGGCTCGTGGCCAGGTGCCGGACGATCCGCTTGTCGAGCGCGTTGAAGTCGGCGGCGATGGCGAGGCCCTGGCCCCGGCGGACCGACTCGCGCGTCGCCCGCACCACCTCCGCGGCCGCGTCCCCGAACACGGCCTGCACCTTCCGGGGCACGGCGGCGGTCTTGCGACCCGCCGCCTCCAGGGCCCGCG comes from the Acidobacteriota bacterium genome and includes:
- a CDS encoding head morphogenesis protein, whose translation is MCGGCATAEDLALVAGAREAAEEILERYLRVRLRKAMNLGSARGFDRAVARLAALLRARASESDDAAVRAAVAVLDVDWRGTTPSQRRSLVARALEAAGRKTAAVPRKVQAVFGDAAAEVVRATRESVRRGQGLAIAADFNALDKRIVRHLATSQTHYVRDEYGRRHAAFGERARRIVAEGLEAGLGREDIARDLEAAARQVIAGRGSFYWEVVAGAFVSRGRSFAQLSSYAEAGIDRYVIEAVLDERTTEICRFLHGKTFSVSRGLE